Within Methyloversatilis discipulorum, the genomic segment CAAGGCGGCCTGCACCCTATGCATGAGCTGCGTCGGCGCCTGTCCGGCCTCTGCGCTGATGGATGGCGGCGAGCGGCCGGCACTGCGTTTCCTCGAACGCAACTGCGTGCAATGCGGCCTGTGCGTGAACACCTGCCCGGAGAACGCACTGTCGCTCGAACCGCGTCTGCTGATCGGCGATGCGGTGCGACGCGAGCGCGTGCTGAACGAGACCGAACCTTTCCACTGCATCAGCTGCGGTACGCCCTTCGGCACCAGGCAGATGATCGATGCGATGACCGGCAAGCTGTCGGCGCACTCGATGTTTGCTGGTGGCGACGCGTTGCGCCGATTGCAGATGTGCGCCGACTGTCGCGTCATCGACATGATGAAGGCGAATGGCGGCGAAACCACGGTGTTCGACACATGAACGCACCCACTCCGCAAACGCTCGCTTTCGTGCGCGACCCGGTCAGCGACGAGGACACGGCACGCGCCAATCACTACGCGCTGCTGTCGCGGCTGCTGCACGCCGCACCCGATGCCGCTCTGCTCGGCATGCTCGCCGCCTCCGGCGACTGGCAGATCGACGACGACGCGCCGTCGGCCGAGGCGGTGCTGATGGCGCAGGCCTGGAACGGACTGTGTGCGGCGTCGGCGGCGATGGACCCGGCTGCCGCGCTGGACGAGTTCGACGCGCTGTTCGGCGGCGTCGGCCGGCCGGAAATCGTCGTGTTCGGCTCTTTCTACCTTGCCGGCTTCGTCAACGAGAAACCGCTGGTGAAGCTGCGCGACGACCTGGCGGCGCTGGGCCTGGCGCGCACGCAGGGGGAGTCGCTGCCCGAGGACCACATTGCCGCGGTGTGCGACGTGATGCGTCTGCTGCTGACCGACGCCACGCGCAGCGCTGCCGAGCGCGCACGCGCGCAGGACCGCTTCTTCGCCACCCACATCCAGCCCTGGTACGGCGCGCTGTGCGACGCGCTCGATGCCGCAGCGGGGGCCAATTTCTACCGCCGTGTTTCGCAGTACGCGCGCAGCTTTCTCGACGTCGAGGCGGCGGCGCTGACCATAGATCCATGAAGTGACCTACAACTGAAGAGCCAACACCCGGAACCGGGCAGTCATCACGAGGAGGACAGAGCAATGACCGAAAAAGCCAACCTGAAACGCCGTCAGTTCCTGCTGACCGCGGGCGTCGGCGGCATGAGCGCCGCGGCGGCCGTGGTGGCCGTGCGGTCGACCGGCAGTGATGCCGGCGCGACCGCCACCACCGCGCAGACGGACAGGAGCGGATACCGCATGACCGAGCACATCGCGGCCTACTACCGCAGCGCGCGCGTCTGACCCCGAGGAGGAGAGCCAACATGACACTGACCCGTAAAACGGCGAGCGGCGCCCGCGCGCAATCGCGTCTGGCGCGCCCGGCATCGGCGGCTTCGCCGCGCACGATGGACCGCCGAACCTTCCTCAAGCGTTCCGGCATGACCGCCGGCGCAGGCGCCTTCGCATCGGCACTGCCTTTCTCGATGGTCGAGCGTGCGCAGGCCGCCAACCCGTCGGCAGCCGGCGGCAAGGTGGAAGTGAAGCGCACGATCTGTACCCACTGTTCGGTCGGCTGTGCCATCGACGCCGAAGTCGTCAACGGCGTCTGGGTCGGCCAGGAGCCGGTGTTCGACAGCCCGATCAATATGGGCGCGCACTGCGCCAAGGGCGCGTCGATCCGCGAGCACGGCCACGGTGAGCACCGGCTGCGCTACCCGATGAAGCTGGTCGACGGCAAGTGGGTGCGCATGTCCTGGGACGACGCGCTGAACGAACTGTCGGCGCGCCTGCTGAAGCTGCGCGAGGAAAGCGGCCCGGACAGCGTGTACTGGATAGGCTCGTCGAAGCACAACAACGAGCAGGCCTACATGATGCGCAAGTTCGTGTCGATGTGGGGCACCAACAACTGCGACCACCAGGCGCGCATCTGCCACTCGACCACGGTGGCCGGCGTGGCCAACACGTGGGGGTATGGTGCGATGACCAACTCCTACAACGACATGCAGAACTCGAAAGCGATCTTCTTCATGGGATCGAACGCCGCCGAGGCGCATCCGGTGTCGCTGCTGCACATCCTGCACGCGAAGGAGAACGGGGCGAAGATCATCGTCGCCGATCCGCGCTTCACGCGTACCGCGGCCAAGGCCGACCACTTCGTGCGCATCCGCTCCGGCTCTGACATTGCCATCCTGTACGGCGTGCTCCGCCACATCTTCGAGAATGGATGGGAGGACAAGCAGTACATCGAGGATCGCGTGTTCGGCATGGACAAGATCCGCGACGAGGCGGTGAAGTGGACCGCCGACAAGGTGGAGGAAGTCAGCGGCGTGCCGGATGATCAGGTAAAGCTGATCGCCGAAACGATGGCCAAGAACAAGCCGTCCACCGTGGTGTGGTGCATGGGTCAGACCCAGCACACGACCGGCAACGCCATCGTGCGCATGATGTGCAATCTGCAACTCGCCCTCGGCAATGTCGGCGTGGCGGGCGGCGGCACCAACATCTTCCGCGGCCATGACAACGTGCAGGGCGCGACCGACGTCGGCCCGAATCCGGATTCGCTGCCCGGCTATTACGGCATCGCGACCGGTTCGTGGAAGCACTGGGCGAATGTGTGGGGCGTCGATTACGAGTGGCTGAAAGGTCGCTTCGCGTCGCAGGCGCTGATGGAGAAGTCGGGCATCACGGTGTCGCGCTGGATCGACGGCGTGACCGAGAAGAACGAACTGATCGACCAGGACCCGAACCTGCGCGCAGTCGTGTTCTGGGGCCACGCGCCGAACTCGCAGACGCGCGGCAAGGACATGCTGGAGGCGATGAAGGCGCTCGACACGCTGGTGGTGATCGATCCCTATCCGTCGGCCACCGCCGCGATGGCGGCCAGCGCCCGCAAGGACGGCGTCTACCTGCTGCCGGCCGCGACCCAGTTTGAATGCGAAGGCTCGTGCACCGCATCGAACCGTTCGATCCAGTGGCGCGAGAAGGTGATCGAGCCGCTGTGGGAGTCGAAGCCCGACCATACCATCATGTATCTGTTCGCGCAGAAGTTCGGTTTTGCCGACGAGTTCACGAAGAACGTGAAGGTGACCAACAACGAGCCCAGCGTCGAAGACATCCTGCGTGAGATTAACCGCGGCACCTGGACCATCGGCTACACCGGCCAGTCGCCGGAGCGCCTGAAGATCCACATGCGCAACATGCAGGTGTTCGACCCGAAGACGCTGAAGGCCAAGGGCGGCATCGACAAGGAAACCGGCTACGTGCTCGACGGCGAGTACTTCGGTCTGCCCTGGCCGTGCTACGGCACGCCGGAAATGAAACACCCCGGCTCGCCCAATCTGTACGACACCTCGAAGCACGTGATGGATGGTGGCGGCAACTTCCGCGCCAACTTCGGCGTCGAGAAGGATGGCACCAGCCTGCTGGCGGCCGACGGCTCTGCCTCGAAGGGCGCCGACCTGCAGTTCGGCTATCCCGAGTTCGACCACGTGCTGCTGAAGAAGCTGGGGTGGTGGGAAGAGCTGACAGAGGACGAGAAGAAGAAGGCCGAGGGCAAGAACTGGAAGACCGACCCTTCGGGCGGCATCATCCGCGTCGCGATGAAGAACCACGGCTGCCACCCTTTCGGCAACGCCAAGGCGCGAGCGGTGGTGTGGAACTTCCCGGACCCGGTGCCGGTGCATCGCGAACCCCTCTTCTCGCCGCGTGCCGATCTGGTCGCCAAGTACCCGACGCACGAGGACAAGAAGGCCTTCTGGCGCCTGCCCACGCTGTACAAGAGCGTGCAGGACCAATTCGCCAATGTCGGCAAGGACTACCCGCTGATCATGACATCCGGCCGTCTGGTCGAGTACGAGGGCGGTGGCGACGAGACGCGTTCCAACCCCTGGCTGGCCGAACTGCAGCAGAACATGTTCGTCGAGATCAACCCGAAGGCGGCCAACGATCGCGGCATCCGCGACAAGGACATGGTGTGGGTGAAGTCGCCGAGCGGTGCGCAGATCAAGGTGCAGGCCATGGTGACCGAACGGGTCGGGCCGGACACCGTGTTCCTGCCCTTCCACTTCGCCGGCCACTGGATGGGCAAGGACCTGATCGACAGCTACCCGGAAGGGGCTGCACCGGTGGTGCGAGGCGAGGCGGTCAACACCGCCACGACCTACGGCTACGACTCGGTGACCATGATGCAGGAAACCAAGACCACGGTCTGCCAGATCATGAAGGCCTGATGCGGGCGCGATGAAACAACACGGGGCGGCGCGTCAGCCGCGCGTCGCCCCGGAGAACGGAGGACACCATGGCAAGAATGAAATTCATCTGTGACGCCGAGCGCTGCATCGAGTGCAACGGCTGCGTCACCGCATGCAAGAACGAACACGAGGTGCCCTGGGGCGTGAACCGCCGGCGCGTCGTGACCATCAACGACGGCGTACCGGGCGAGCGCTCGATGTCGGTCGCCTGCATGCACTGTTCCGACGCGCCCTGCATGGCGGTGTGCCCGGTCGACTGCTTCTACCGCACCGATGAGGGCGTGGTGCTGCATGACAAGGACCTATGCATCGGCTGTGGCTACTGCTTCTACGCCTGTCCGTTCGGCGCGCCGCAGTTCCCGCAGGCGGGCGCCTTCGGCCTGCGCGGCAAGATGGACAAGTGCACCTTCTGCGCCGGCGGCCCGGAAACGAACAACTCGGAAGAGGAGTTCCGCAAGTACGGCCGCAACCGTCTGGCCGAGGGCAAGCTGCCGCTGTGCGCCGAAGTGTGCTCGACCAAGGCGCTGCTCGGCGGTGATGCAGACGTGCTGGCCGACATCTATCGCCAGCGCGTGCTCACCCGCGGCAAGGGTGCGGACATCTGGGGCTGGTCGACCGCCTACGGCAAGCCGGACGCACCGGCCGCCGCCCCGGCGGCGGGAGGCAAATCATGAAGCCGCTGAGCGGAGCCGTCTGCCTGCTCGCACTCGCCGCCGCGCTCGCCGGCTGCGGCGAGAAGGAGCAGGTGGTGGTCTACAAACAGGGCCAGTACCAGGGCAAGGCCGACGGCAAGCCCTGGGACAACGAGGCCTTCTCCGGCGACAAGGGGAACTGGGAGGCGACCATCAAGGCGCGCAACCAGAGCCAGAACGAATATCGCCGCATCAACGGTTAGGAGAGCGTTCATGAGTCATGACATGACTGTACTGAAGCGCCTGCTGTGGATGGTGCTGACGCTGTGCGCGCTGGCGGGCGGACCGGTGTTCGCCGCTGACACGCCGCCAGCGACGGCGGCCGACCAGGCCTTGCGCCAGCAGTCGCAACCGCTGAACAACGCGCCGGTATGGCGCGAGGTGAGGTCGGGCGAGCAGCACTACACCACGGTGCAGGGCGTCGAGACCGGCGTGCTGATCCAGTCTGGCGGCCAGACCTGGCGCGCGCTGCGCAATGGGCCGGTGATGCTGTACGGCGGCGTCGCCTTCTGCGCCATGCTGGTTCTGCTGGCCGTGTTCTTCAAGCTGCGCGGGCCGATCAGGCTGTCGGAGGCAAAGACCGGCCGGATGATCCAGCGCTTCAACACGATGGAACGGATGTCGCACTGGGCCATGGCGATCTCCTTCTGCGTGCTGATGGTGAGCGGGCTGGTGATGCTGTTCGGCAAGCATGTGCTACTGCCGGTGTTCGGCTATTCGCTGTTCGCGACGGTGGCACTGGTATGCAAGAACATCCACAACTTCGTCGGGCCGGTATTCATCCTGTCTGTGCTGCTGTTCATCGTGCTGTTCGTGAAGGACAACGTGTGGCAGGCCATCGACGCGTTGTGGATCCGCAAGGCAGGTGGTCTGCTCACCGGCGAGCACGTACCGTCGCACCGCTTCAACTTCGGCGAGAAGACCTGGTTCTGGCTGGGTGTGGTGTTCCTGTCGCTGACCGTCGGCGCCAGCGGTCTGGTGCTCAACTTCCCGAACTTCGAACAGGGCCGCGCCGTCATGCAGATCGCGAACATCGTTCATCTGATCGGGGGGTTGATCGTGATGACGCTGTCGCTGGCGCACATATATATAGGCAGCATCGGCATGGAAGGCGCACTCGACGGCATGAAGACCGGCTATGTCGACGAAACCTGGGCCAAGGAGCACCACGAGCTGTGGTACGACGCGGCGAAGAAGGCTCAACCGGCGGAGACGTCTGCAGGCGGAATGCCTGCAGCGGCTCGCGTCTGAACGGGGGACTACGCATGAACAGAATGATCGTGTTGCTGCTCGGCGCCTTGCTGTCGACCGGCGCGCTGGCCAAATTGCCCGAACTGACCGAGGAGCAAAAGGCGGCCGCGGCCGAAAAGAAGGCCAAGGCGGACGAAGCGACCAAGAAAGGCAACGAGTTGCTGGCTGCTGCTCAGGACCGCGTGGCGGCGAAATACATCGAACAGATGAGGGCGAAGGGCGTCACCGTGACCCCGACGCCGATCGCGCCGCCGGCGGCACCGGCAGGAGCGGCGAACGCGCCGGCGGCGGCACCCGCGGCGCCCCCTGCAGCGAAGTAGGTAGGTCCGGAAGCAGCGTCACGACGGGCAACAAAGACAAAAGGCACCGTGAGGTGCCTTTTGTCTTTGGGTGAAGCGGATCGGTGCGGCGATCCGCTTCGTTCGCCTCAGCCGCCGAAGCGGTAGCGCACGCCCAGCCAGCCCGAGCGCGGCGCGCCCGGTGCGTAGAAGGTTTCATCCTCCCAGTTCGCCGTGTTGCTGTCGAAGCTGTTGTTCGGGCCGACGAAGGGGT encodes:
- a CDS encoding TorD/DmsD family molecular chaperone, coding for MNAPTPQTLAFVRDPVSDEDTARANHYALLSRLLHAAPDAALLGMLAASGDWQIDDDAPSAEAVLMAQAWNGLCAASAAMDPAAALDEFDALFGGVGRPEIVVFGSFYLAGFVNEKPLVKLRDDLAALGLARTQGESLPEDHIAAVCDVMRLLLTDATRSAAERARAQDRFFATHIQPWYGALCDALDAAAGANFYRRVSQYARSFLDVEAAALTIDP
- a CDS encoding formate dehydrogenase subunit alpha; translated protein: MTLTRKTASGARAQSRLARPASAASPRTMDRRTFLKRSGMTAGAGAFASALPFSMVERAQAANPSAAGGKVEVKRTICTHCSVGCAIDAEVVNGVWVGQEPVFDSPINMGAHCAKGASIREHGHGEHRLRYPMKLVDGKWVRMSWDDALNELSARLLKLREESGPDSVYWIGSSKHNNEQAYMMRKFVSMWGTNNCDHQARICHSTTVAGVANTWGYGAMTNSYNDMQNSKAIFFMGSNAAEAHPVSLLHILHAKENGAKIIVADPRFTRTAAKADHFVRIRSGSDIAILYGVLRHIFENGWEDKQYIEDRVFGMDKIRDEAVKWTADKVEEVSGVPDDQVKLIAETMAKNKPSTVVWCMGQTQHTTGNAIVRMMCNLQLALGNVGVAGGGTNIFRGHDNVQGATDVGPNPDSLPGYYGIATGSWKHWANVWGVDYEWLKGRFASQALMEKSGITVSRWIDGVTEKNELIDQDPNLRAVVFWGHAPNSQTRGKDMLEAMKALDTLVVIDPYPSATAAMAASARKDGVYLLPAATQFECEGSCTASNRSIQWREKVIEPLWESKPDHTIMYLFAQKFGFADEFTKNVKVTNNEPSVEDILREINRGTWTIGYTGQSPERLKIHMRNMQVFDPKTLKAKGGIDKETGYVLDGEYFGLPWPCYGTPEMKHPGSPNLYDTSKHVMDGGGNFRANFGVEKDGTSLLAADGSASKGADLQFGYPEFDHVLLKKLGWWEELTEDEKKKAEGKNWKTDPSGGIIRVAMKNHGCHPFGNAKARAVVWNFPDPVPVHREPLFSPRADLVAKYPTHEDKKAFWRLPTLYKSVQDQFANVGKDYPLIMTSGRLVEYEGGGDETRSNPWLAELQQNMFVEINPKAANDRGIRDKDMVWVKSPSGAQIKVQAMVTERVGPDTVFLPFHFAGHWMGKDLIDSYPEGAAPVVRGEAVNTATTYGYDSVTMMQETKTTVCQIMKA
- the fdh3B gene encoding formate dehydrogenase FDH3 subunit beta, encoding MARMKFICDAERCIECNGCVTACKNEHEVPWGVNRRRVVTINDGVPGERSMSVACMHCSDAPCMAVCPVDCFYRTDEGVVLHDKDLCIGCGYCFYACPFGAPQFPQAGAFGLRGKMDKCTFCAGGPETNNSEEEFRKYGRNRLAEGKLPLCAEVCSTKALLGGDADVLADIYRQRVLTRGKGADIWGWSTAYGKPDAPAAAPAAGGKS
- a CDS encoding formate dehydrogenase subunit gamma, translating into MTVLKRLLWMVLTLCALAGGPVFAADTPPATAADQALRQQSQPLNNAPVWREVRSGEQHYTTVQGVETGVLIQSGGQTWRALRNGPVMLYGGVAFCAMLVLLAVFFKLRGPIRLSEAKTGRMIQRFNTMERMSHWAMAISFCVLMVSGLVMLFGKHVLLPVFGYSLFATVALVCKNIHNFVGPVFILSVLLFIVLFVKDNVWQAIDALWIRKAGGLLTGEHVPSHRFNFGEKTWFWLGVVFLSLTVGASGLVLNFPNFEQGRAVMQIANIVHLIGGLIVMTLSLAHIYIGSIGMEGALDGMKTGYVDETWAKEHHELWYDAAKKAQPAETSAGGMPAAARV